One Ignavibacterium album JCM 16511 genomic region harbors:
- the tdh gene encoding L-threonine 3-dehydrogenase — MKALVKKYAEPGIWMDEVPVPEYGPNDVLIKIHKTSICGTDIHIYNWDEWAQKTIPVPMVVGHEYVGTVEAYGDNVHDVQIGELVSGEGHLVCGQCRHCRAGRGHLCPNTKGVGVNRPGCFAEYLVIPVTNIWHCDPKIPKDVLSIFDPLGNAVHTALSFDLLGEDVLITGAGPIGIMAAAIAKHAGARNVVITDLNPYRLELAKKVGVTRVVDVSKEKLSDVISDLGMVGGFDVGLEMSGSPKAFNDMIDAMYTGGKIALLGILPSNAAIDWTKVIFKGITIRGIYGRMMFETWYKMQAMIQSGLDVTPVITHKFKIDDYKEGFEIMKSGNSGKVILDWI; from the coding sequence ATGAAAGCCCTCGTAAAAAAATATGCAGAACCCGGCATTTGGATGGATGAAGTTCCAGTTCCCGAGTATGGACCAAATGATGTTCTGATTAAAATTCATAAAACATCAATTTGCGGAACTGACATTCATATTTACAATTGGGATGAATGGGCTCAAAAAACTATTCCTGTACCAATGGTTGTTGGACATGAATATGTCGGAACGGTTGAAGCATACGGAGATAATGTTCACGATGTTCAGATTGGTGAATTAGTAAGTGGTGAAGGACATCTTGTGTGTGGGCAATGCAGACATTGTCGTGCCGGAAGAGGACATCTTTGCCCTAACACAAAAGGAGTGGGAGTTAATCGTCCCGGTTGCTTTGCCGAATATCTTGTTATTCCTGTTACAAATATCTGGCATTGCGATCCTAAAATTCCCAAAGATGTTTTATCCATATTTGATCCACTTGGTAATGCAGTTCACACAGCGCTTTCATTTGATTTACTTGGTGAAGATGTTTTAATTACCGGTGCAGGACCAATCGGAATTATGGCAGCAGCAATTGCAAAACATGCCGGTGCCAGAAATGTCGTGATAACTGATTTGAATCCATATCGGCTTGAGCTTGCAAAAAAGGTTGGAGTAACGAGAGTAGTTGATGTATCGAAAGAAAAACTTTCAGATGTAATTTCTGATCTTGGAATGGTCGGCGGCTTTGATGTTGGTTTGGAAATGAGCGGAAGCCCAAAAGCATTTAATGATATGATTGATGCAATGTACACAGGTGGTAAAATTGCTTTGTTAGGAATTCTTCCTTCCAATGCTGCAATTGACTGGACAAAAGTAATTTTCAAGGGAATTACCATTCGCGGAATTTATGGACGGATGATGTTTGAAACCTGGTACAAAATGCAGGCAATGATTCAGAGCGGCTTGGATGTTACACCTGTGATTACACACAAATTCAAAATTGATGATTATAAAGAAGGTTTTGAGATTATGAAATCCGGTAATTCCGGAAAAGTTATTCTTGACTGGATTTAA
- a CDS encoding M1 family metallopeptidase: MKFFVQVILIVISAVHLILPQSELEKDFDIIKYTLEADFYNNYLPPFPHSFNGKLEIEFKVLDNLNQIKLNASSFSIMINNVEGDDIDYNHSADTLFINFRKTLKKNSVAKIKIDYTHNDIVDGAFFVKDGMLFTNNAPEGARRWLPCFDHPSDKALFELKAKTPSNVLLGSNGLLIDSVRITDTIYYNWKTEYPLSTYLIAISSKKNYRLDLIKWKNPNGKIIPVRFYWNEGENQSALNHIINITPEMMKYFSELLCNYPFEKNGYATLNELFIFGGMENQTLISLCPNCWDENLVAHEFSHQWFGNLITLKTWSDVWLNEGFATYAEGLWIEHRFGEKAYKEYLKIQAERFFQAENKFPIFNRDWRNKIPDIGTLYNGEIIYAKAAVVLHMLRYTLGDSTFFSALKMYTNDKSLQYGNISTEEFIAKFINYTGRDIGWFFNQWLAGTHYPIYKNYYSITQESSDYFVDLVFTQENNENIYYKMPFEVQILFEDGSSVKETVLNEMNNQNFQFIYQKKPIKIYFDPEDKILLKEMYVEELENVIIDE; this comes from the coding sequence ATGAAATTTTTTGTTCAAGTAATATTAATTGTTATCTCAGCTGTTCACTTAATTCTTCCGCAAAGCGAATTAGAAAAAGATTTTGATATTATTAAATATACACTTGAAGCTGATTTCTATAACAATTATTTACCACCTTTTCCACACTCATTTAACGGAAAGCTAGAAATTGAATTTAAAGTATTGGATAATTTGAATCAGATAAAATTGAATGCATCATCATTTTCAATAATGATTAACAATGTAGAAGGTGATGATATTGATTATAACCATTCAGCCGATACTTTATTTATCAACTTCAGGAAAACACTTAAGAAAAATTCGGTTGCTAAAATTAAAATTGATTATACTCATAATGATATTGTTGATGGTGCATTTTTCGTTAAAGATGGAATGCTATTTACAAATAATGCACCAGAAGGAGCCAGAAGATGGCTGCCTTGTTTTGATCATCCATCAGACAAAGCATTATTTGAATTAAAAGCAAAAACTCCTTCAAATGTATTACTTGGTTCAAATGGTTTGCTCATAGATTCAGTAAGGATTACGGATACAATTTATTATAACTGGAAAACAGAATATCCACTTTCAACTTACCTGATAGCAATCAGTTCAAAAAAGAATTATCGGTTGGATTTAATTAAGTGGAAAAATCCTAATGGAAAAATTATCCCTGTTAGATTTTACTGGAATGAAGGAGAAAATCAATCAGCATTAAATCATATTATAAATATCACTCCGGAAATGATGAAATATTTTTCTGAACTTTTATGCAATTATCCTTTTGAAAAAAATGGTTATGCAACACTAAATGAACTTTTCATATTTGGTGGAATGGAAAATCAGACTCTGATCAGTTTGTGTCCGAATTGCTGGGACGAAAATTTAGTTGCTCATGAATTTTCTCATCAATGGTTTGGAAACTTAATTACATTAAAAACCTGGTCGGATGTTTGGCTTAATGAAGGTTTCGCAACTTATGCAGAAGGGTTATGGATAGAACACAGATTTGGCGAAAAAGCATACAAAGAATATTTGAAAATTCAGGCGGAAAGATTTTTTCAGGCAGAGAATAAATTTCCGATTTTTAATCGTGATTGGAGAAATAAAATTCCTGATATAGGAACCTTGTATAATGGCGAAATTATTTATGCGAAGGCAGCTGTCGTGCTGCATATGTTAAGATATACTTTGGGCGATTCGACATTCTTCTCTGCTTTAAAAATGTACACAAATGATAAATCGTTACAATACGGAAACATTTCAACTGAGGAATTCATTGCAAAATTTATTAATTACACTGGCAGAGATATTGGTTGGTTCTTCAACCAGTGGTTAGCAGGAACACATTATCCGATTTACAAAAATTATTATTCAATTACTCAGGAATCTTCTGATTATTTTGTTGATTTAGTTTTTACTCAGGAGAATAACGAAAATATTTATTACAAAATGCCTTTTGAGGTTCAAATACTTTTTGAAGATGGAAGTTCTGTTAAAGAAACTGTTCTTAATGAAATGAACAATCAGAACTTTCAGTTCATTTATCAGAAGAAGCCGATAAAAATTTATTTTGATCCGGAAGACAAAATATTATTAAAAGAAATGTATGTTGAAGAGTTGGAGAATGTAATTATTGACGAATAG
- a CDS encoding peptidylprolyl isomerase translates to MKIRYILFVVFVILIQSESITQPLNQPYVARVGSKVINDSEFLERYEFTPGFRRHIQKMEDSNKLEFLFTLIAEKLFSLEAKNLGFDTTEVIQFSRKAFERMFVRDKLFQEEIRNKISVTEKELIEATLKNNSKLYVNFLFSQDKDEIEQLYNYLMQGISFDSILVESPEYEEQKEPIEVLFGQMEESIEDSLYKMKVGQFTKPMLTPDGWYIFKLVNKSQNFFLTDEDKENAKKTVARIVENRKLIKRQKEFYAEYFRNKKVDVDPKLFEILAQKISSIFEYKRNNFTYQTNQPTYLDAFDVIKIENEIGEDYLSKPFIKFSENPIILKEYIRTLAFDGFNSKEYKINLIRASLDFHTKRFIEHELFYREGLKRGYNKLPEIQNEVERWLDNYLFQMLQSQIVDSIKVSDEEVKEYYELMNKPKAFPTVVNIIEVLTDDINIVDTVLNELKKGTDIRLLAARYSIRDFTKGRNGEFGKFPVTSYGEIGKIAATMQVGDIYGPLKVPEGYSIFKLIEKDTAYVEKPKTFEQVKEQYREDLAFQKAQMKLTDYTYNLAMKYNIELNITELDKIQTTRLPSFGIRNLGFGGKITAVPILAPNVEWAYRWIQHQNKKIIP, encoded by the coding sequence ATGAAAATAAGATATATTCTTTTTGTTGTTTTTGTGATTCTAATTCAATCCGAATCAATTACTCAACCATTAAATCAGCCGTATGTTGCAAGGGTTGGCAGCAAAGTAATTAATGATTCGGAATTTCTCGAAAGATATGAATTCACACCAGGCTTCAGACGACATATTCAAAAAATGGAAGATTCAAATAAGCTTGAATTTCTTTTTACTTTGATTGCTGAAAAACTCTTTTCGCTCGAAGCAAAAAATCTCGGATTTGATACAACAGAAGTAATTCAGTTTTCACGAAAAGCATTCGAACGGATGTTTGTAAGAGATAAATTATTTCAGGAGGAAATCCGAAATAAAATTTCTGTAACAGAAAAGGAACTGATTGAAGCAACGCTTAAAAACAATTCCAAGCTTTATGTGAATTTTCTTTTCTCTCAGGATAAAGATGAAATTGAGCAGCTTTATAATTACCTGATGCAGGGAATTTCTTTCGATTCAATTCTTGTTGAAAGTCCTGAATATGAAGAACAAAAAGAACCGATTGAAGTTTTGTTCGGACAAATGGAAGAATCAATTGAAGATAGTCTGTATAAAATGAAGGTTGGGCAATTCACAAAACCAATGCTTACTCCGGATGGATGGTACATCTTTAAACTTGTGAACAAATCTCAGAATTTCTTTCTGACTGATGAAGATAAAGAAAATGCAAAGAAAACCGTTGCAAGAATTGTTGAGAACAGAAAGCTGATAAAACGACAAAAAGAATTCTATGCTGAATATTTCCGAAATAAAAAAGTTGATGTCGATCCAAAATTATTTGAAATACTTGCACAAAAAATATCATCAATCTTTGAGTATAAAAGAAATAATTTTACTTATCAAACAAATCAGCCAACATATCTTGATGCATTTGATGTAATTAAAATTGAAAATGAAATCGGAGAAGATTATCTATCCAAACCATTCATAAAATTTAGTGAAAATCCGATTATACTTAAGGAATATATTCGCACACTTGCTTTCGATGGATTCAATTCAAAAGAGTATAAAATAAATTTGATTCGTGCTTCGCTTGATTTTCATACAAAGCGATTTATTGAACATGAATTATTTTATCGTGAAGGATTGAAGCGAGGATATAATAAACTTCCTGAAATTCAAAATGAAGTTGAAAGATGGCTTGATAATTATTTATTCCAAATGCTTCAAAGTCAGATTGTGGATTCAATTAAGGTTAGTGATGAAGAGGTTAAAGAATATTATGAATTGATGAATAAACCAAAGGCGTTTCCAACTGTTGTAAACATAATTGAAGTTTTAACTGATGATATTAACATTGTTGATACAGTCCTGAATGAATTAAAAAAAGGAACGGATATAAGATTACTTGCCGCAAGATACAGTATCCGTGATTTTACAAAAGGAAGAAACGGAGAGTTTGGAAAATTTCCGGTTACATCTTACGGAGAAATTGGTAAGATTGCTGCAACAATGCAGGTCGGAGATATTTACGGACCACTGAAAGTTCCGGAAGGTTATTCAATTTTTAAGTTGATTGAGAAAGACACTGCTTATGTTGAAAAGCCAAAAACATTTGAGCAGGTGAAAGAGCAATACAGAGAGGATTTAGCATTTCAGAAAGCACAAATGAAACTGACTGACTATACTTATAATCTTGCAATGAAGTATAATATTGAATTAAATATTACGGAACTTGACAAAATTCAAACGACGAGACTTCCAAGTTTCGGAATTCGCAATTTAGGTTTTGGTGGAAAGATAACTGCAGTTCCAATTCTTGCCCCAAATGTTGAATGGGCATACAGATGGATTCAGCATCAAAATAAAAAGATAATTCCATAG
- a CDS encoding alpha-amylase family glycosyl hydrolase: MKKSILIPIILLVSITFTGAKLFISDKSKSSLIESHLSLPERQKISDRYYSDKKLGAFYENGKTFFRLFTPNAEKVSLIIFDKVGDENGKIYEMTRDENAVWETSIEGKSFGKYYNFIVKHKNQNPVLCLDPYAKAVASFNTYFSPRKGIIIEENNYDWGKDEWIRNDWRDLIIYEMHVRDMTEHPSSGVEERGTYKGLVEKGKTGGLSYIKKLGVNAVELLPSQEFANIEIPFKKELRGKLNTWNPYERNHWGYMTAAFFAPESYYSENTRNIKWNAWSGADAKAVTDFKDMVKAFHQEGIAVIMDVVYNHLSEYEFGNLKEIDKEYYFRLNEQGDFIAESGCGNDLRTEAPMLRRLIVESVLYWMKEYHIDGFRFDLGKLIDWETIETIIYEAKKVNPDVVFVCEPWGGGYDPAGFSLRGWDAWNDQIRNGIKGENPFNGLGWIFGQWYGNNNPQRIKSYVNGTLVNDTLGLFQKPHHSVNYLESHDGYTFGDFIRLGTKSVARDEIIKDVDSFVKLTPLQMKLNKLGALFLFTSRGITMIHSGQEFARTKVIPANIDVPDPHKGMIDHNSYEKDNETNYINYRHAEINRDLFEYYKGLIELRKKYYSFRRAKYEDVKFHEVKTNPFAICYEVNYKDEHFFVAMNANPEISQQFSLPKGDWEVLVDQSKAGIKPIKVVKNKIEVEPTSGIVLKRK, from the coding sequence ATGAAAAAATCAATTTTAATTCCGATAATCTTATTGGTTTCAATAACATTTACAGGTGCTAAATTGTTTATAAGCGACAAATCAAAATCAAGTTTAATCGAATCACATCTTTCACTTCCCGAAAGACAAAAAATTTCAGACAGATATTACTCCGATAAAAAGCTCGGTGCTTTTTATGAAAACGGTAAAACATTTTTCCGTTTGTTTACGCCAAATGCGGAAAAGGTTTCTTTGATAATATTTGATAAAGTTGGTGATGAGAACGGTAAAATTTATGAAATGACTCGTGATGAAAATGCAGTTTGGGAAACATCAATAGAAGGAAAATCTTTTGGTAAATATTATAATTTTATTGTAAAGCATAAAAATCAAAATCCGGTTTTATGTCTCGATCCTTATGCAAAAGCTGTTGCAAGCTTTAATACATATTTCTCTCCAAGAAAGGGAATTATAATTGAAGAAAATAACTATGATTGGGGAAAAGATGAGTGGATAAGAAATGATTGGAGAGATTTGATTATTTATGAAATGCATGTCCGTGATATGACAGAGCATCCGTCAAGTGGAGTTGAAGAGAGAGGAACATACAAAGGTCTTGTTGAAAAAGGAAAAACAGGTGGTCTTTCATATATTAAAAAATTAGGCGTCAATGCTGTTGAGCTTCTGCCATCTCAGGAGTTTGCAAATATTGAAATACCATTTAAGAAAGAACTGAGAGGAAAATTAAATACCTGGAATCCTTATGAACGCAATCATTGGGGTTATATGACTGCTGCTTTTTTTGCCCCTGAATCTTATTACTCAGAAAATACAAGAAACATAAAATGGAATGCCTGGAGTGGTGCAGATGCAAAAGCTGTTACTGATTTTAAAGATATGGTAAAAGCTTTTCATCAGGAAGGTATTGCTGTAATAATGGATGTTGTTTACAATCATCTTTCAGAATATGAATTTGGTAATCTGAAAGAGATTGACAAAGAATATTATTTCAGATTAAATGAGCAAGGTGATTTTATTGCTGAAAGCGGTTGTGGAAATGATTTGCGAACCGAAGCTCCGATGTTAAGAAGATTGATAGTTGAAAGTGTTCTTTACTGGATGAAAGAATATCACATTGACGGATTCAGATTTGATCTTGGGAAACTTATTGATTGGGAAACAATCGAAACCATAATTTATGAAGCGAAGAAAGTTAATCCGGATGTTGTATTTGTTTGTGAACCCTGGGGCGGTGGTTATGATCCTGCAGGATTTTCATTGCGTGGTTGGGATGCCTGGAATGATCAAATAAGAAATGGAATAAAAGGTGAGAATCCATTTAATGGTTTGGGTTGGATCTTCGGTCAATGGTACGGAAATAACAATCCGCAAAGAATTAAAAGCTATGTGAACGGAACTTTGGTTAATGATACACTTGGTCTTTTCCAAAAACCACATCATTCAGTTAATTATCTCGAATCACACGATGGTTATACATTCGGAGATTTTATCAGATTAGGAACCAAATCTGTAGCAAGAGATGAAATTATAAAAGATGTTGATTCATTTGTAAAGCTGACTCCGCTTCAGATGAAGTTAAATAAACTTGGAGCATTGTTTCTTTTCACATCAAGAGGAATAACAATGATTCATAGCGGACAGGAGTTTGCAAGAACAAAAGTAATACCTGCAAATATTGATGTTCCTGATCCGCATAAAGGCATGATAGATCATAACAGTTATGAAAAGGATAATGAAACAAACTATATCAATTACAGGCACGCTGAAATAAACAGAGATTTGTTTGAATATTACAAAGGACTAATCGAGCTGAGAAAAAAATATTACTCATTCAGAAGAGCAAAGTATGAAGATGTAAAATTTCATGAAGTGAAAACCAATCCCTTTGCAATTTGTTATGAAGTAAATTATAAAGATGAACATTTCTTTGTTGCAATGAATGCTAATCCTGAAATTTCTCAGCAATTTAGTTTGCCAAAGGGTGATTGGGAAGTTTTGGTTGATCAATCGAAAGCAGGAATAAAGCCAATCAAAGTTGTAAAAAATAAAATTGAAGTTGAGCCAACCTCTGGAATTGTATTGAAGAGAAAATAA
- a CDS encoding T9SS type A sorting domain-containing protein: protein MIKILVFVSLLPFISTLPQRLYESIFYPDNYYESQYFGYYIIMTDSIIFISAIQDDSLGNASGSVYFYRKDGNSWTFIKKILASDGGNMHMFGVPYLSSNFFYVGAIGYRSCVYVFEYLDNDWVEIQKLLPDTPLFYNFGRSIKEFNNELFVGAISDSRFVESSGAVYVFKKNTNGYWEKFQKIYPRIMKQYAHFGHQIEVNTLHNHLIVSAPSDSNEVGRFAGNVYILKKSDSLWQNIQILSPDVGEPSPYFGGSLATKGDYLFVGAPGDGYTQSGGTVYVYKIKNGLWEFVKKINSPINVRRDYFGNSIFIEQDSILIGAPGAPYYGARTSRVYLYYQNEDDFTLEYIFEPSDTILRDGFGMGVAINKGVFLIGAPYGSKNGLSTGKAYLYSPNPVSVYDNENLTDNFELYQNYPNPFNPSTKISWQSPVGGHTTLKVYDILGREIATPINEYRDAGKYEINFPDVEAGQALSLQSGVYFYQLRIGNYTETKKMILIR, encoded by the coding sequence ATGATAAAGATTTTAGTATTTGTTTCATTGCTCCCCTTTATTAGCACATTACCTCAAAGGTTATATGAAAGTATTTTTTATCCTGATAATTATTATGAAAGTCAGTACTTCGGATATTATATAATAATGACAGATTCAATTATTTTTATAAGTGCTATACAAGATGATTCTCTTGGTAATGCATCCGGTTCAGTTTATTTTTATAGAAAAGATGGTAATAGCTGGACTTTTATTAAAAAAATATTAGCGAGCGATGGTGGAAACATGCATATGTTTGGTGTACCATATTTAAGTTCTAATTTCTTTTATGTTGGTGCGATAGGATACAGAAGTTGTGTTTATGTATTTGAGTATTTGGACAATGATTGGGTTGAAATTCAAAAACTCTTGCCTGATACACCATTATTTTACAATTTCGGAAGAAGCATAAAAGAGTTTAATAATGAATTGTTTGTTGGGGCAATTTCTGATAGCAGATTTGTTGAAAGTTCTGGAGCAGTATATGTATTTAAAAAAAATACAAATGGGTATTGGGAAAAATTTCAAAAAATTTACCCACGAATAATGAAGCAGTATGCACATTTCGGGCATCAAATCGAAGTTAATACTTTGCATAATCATCTAATTGTCAGTGCACCATCAGACAGTAATGAGGTCGGCAGGTTTGCAGGAAATGTATATATTCTTAAAAAATCAGATTCACTCTGGCAGAATATACAAATATTATCTCCTGATGTTGGTGAACCATCTCCATATTTTGGAGGCTCTTTGGCTACAAAAGGAGATTACCTTTTCGTTGGCGCTCCGGGTGATGGCTACACCCAAAGCGGTGGTACTGTTTATGTTTATAAGATTAAAAACGGCTTATGGGAATTTGTAAAAAAAATTAACTCACCAATAAATGTTAGAAGAGATTATTTCGGTAATTCGATTTTTATCGAGCAAGACTCGATACTTATCGGTGCACCAGGTGCACCTTATTACGGAGCCAGAACTTCAAGAGTCTATTTGTATTACCAGAATGAAGATGATTTCACTTTGGAATATATATTCGAGCCAAGTGATACTATATTACGCGATGGATTTGGAATGGGTGTTGCTATAAACAAAGGTGTATTTTTAATTGGCGCTCCATATGGAAGTAAAAATGGGCTTTCGACAGGGAAAGCTTATTTATATAGTCCTAATCCTGTTTCTGTTTATGACAATGAAAATTTGACTGATAATTTTGAATTATACCAAAACTATCCAAACCCTTTCAATCCAAGTACTAAAATCTCTTGGCAGTCTCCTGTTGGCGGTCATACAACACTGAAGGTTTACGATATACTTGGAAGAGAAATTGCAACACCGATAAATGAATATAGAGATGCTGGAAAATATGAGATTAATTTTCCCGATGTAGAGGCAGGGCAAGCCCTGTCTCTACAAAGTGGAGTATATTTTTACCAGTTAAGGATTGGAAATTATACCGAAACAAAAAAGATGATTTTGATTAGATAA
- a CDS encoding GDSL-type esterase/lipase family protein produces the protein MKKKTLEGQQYSETNSKQKKPPKWFYIVLFLIPVLFFVLLELGLRIFNYGHDFTVFKVVTDYHPDKLFLNPEIPYKYFYGTRSVPSALPDGFDREKKPNAFRVFVLGGSSTAGWPYVPNASFPRQLKRKLELLYPENNIEVINLGISAINSYTLRDFVPALLEQKPDLVLIYAGHNEYYGALGVGSTVSIGSSRFLVNLYLWLYNLKTTQLLRDAISWVYNLFNRTEKVSEASNETLMSQMIGNSLITYDSDEYWAGIKQFEGNLRDIIEMIRDKNVPVILGKLTCNLRDQKPFVSVKTEKYPSAEEVFNKANEELNNGNIEEAKKLFLLAKEYDALRFRAPQKINDVISEIGKKYNVPVVDIDSVFRKLSPNELVGYNLTVDHLHPNIDGYRLIAQTFYDKMKIINILPKGERAELSEEKADSILKANFPFTALDSTLANFSIIVLTGQYPFVPKGTPNYKMLNYKMSTIVDTIAAATFNKQYKWETAHSKLAEYYLNRNEIDKFVREMDAIIAERPYYDVPYKTVSAFLIDKGYLEKAIPYLKKLDKIKSDFFTNKWLGQVYLKLNDAKTSLPYLQKAVQYKEADYQLWYNLAGAYYLNGNVDLAITSLERSLQLNPKNPLANNFYNQIKGLKQN, from the coding sequence ATGAAGAAAAAAACTTTAGAAGGTCAGCAATACTCCGAAACAAATTCAAAGCAGAAGAAACCACCAAAATGGTTTTATATCGTTTTATTTCTAATTCCGGTTTTGTTTTTTGTTTTGCTTGAACTCGGACTCAGAATATTCAATTATGGACACGACTTTACAGTATTCAAAGTTGTAACCGATTATCATCCCGATAAACTTTTTCTTAATCCGGAAATACCATATAAATATTTTTATGGAACACGCTCTGTTCCTTCAGCATTACCTGATGGTTTTGATAGAGAAAAGAAACCGAATGCATTCAGAGTTTTTGTACTTGGAGGAAGTTCAACAGCCGGCTGGCCTTATGTTCCAAATGCATCATTCCCACGACAACTGAAACGAAAACTCGAATTGCTTTATCCTGAGAATAACATTGAAGTAATAAACCTTGGAATCTCTGCAATTAATTCTTACACACTTCGTGATTTTGTTCCGGCATTGTTAGAGCAAAAACCTGATTTGGTTTTAATTTATGCCGGACATAATGAATACTATGGAGCGCTCGGTGTTGGTTCAACTGTTTCAATCGGAAGTTCAAGATTTCTTGTAAATCTTTATTTGTGGCTTTATAATTTAAAAACAACTCAGTTGCTTAGAGATGCGATCAGTTGGGTTTACAATTTATTCAACAGAACAGAAAAAGTATCTGAAGCCAGCAATGAAACTTTGATGTCACAAATGATTGGAAACTCATTAATTACTTATGATTCTGATGAGTACTGGGCAGGAATAAAGCAGTTTGAAGGTAATCTTCGTGATATTATTGAAATGATTCGCGATAAAAATGTTCCGGTAATACTTGGAAAATTGACCTGCAATTTGCGTGATCAAAAACCTTTTGTGTCGGTTAAAACTGAAAAATATCCTTCAGCAGAAGAAGTGTTCAACAAAGCAAATGAAGAATTGAATAATGGAAACATCGAGGAAGCAAAAAAACTTTTTCTGCTTGCAAAAGAATATGATGCATTAAGATTCAGAGCTCCGCAAAAAATCAATGATGTGATTTCCGAAATTGGGAAAAAGTATAATGTTCCTGTTGTTGATATTGATTCAGTTTTCAGAAAACTGAGTCCGAATGAATTAGTTGGTTATAATCTTACCGTTGATCATCTTCATCCGAATATTGATGGGTACAGATTGATCGCACAAACATTTTATGACAAGATGAAAATAATAAACATACTTCCGAAAGGAGAAAGAGCTGAATTGTCAGAAGAAAAGGCTGATAGTATTCTGAAAGCAAATTTCCCTTTTACTGCTCTTGATTCAACACTGGCAAACTTTTCAATAATTGTTCTTACCGGCCAATATCCGTTTGTTCCAAAAGGAACTCCGAATTATAAAATGTTAAATTATAAGATGAGCACAATTGTTGATACAATAGCTGCAGCAACATTTAACAAGCAATATAAATGGGAAACAGCTCACAGCAAATTAGCTGAGTATTATTTGAACAGAAATGAAATTGATAAATTTGTTCGTGAAATGGATGCAATAATAGCTGAGCGACCATACTATGATGTTCCTTACAAAACAGTTTCTGCTTTTCTGATTGATAAAGGATACCTTGAAAAGGCAATTCCTTATCTTAAAAAACTCGATAAAATCAAATCTGATTTCTTTACTAATAAATGGTTAGGCCAAGTGTATCTTAAACTAAATGATGCAAAAACATCTTTACCTTATTTGCAGAAAGCTGTTCAATATAAAGAAGCCGATTACCAGCTTTGGTATAATCTTGCAGGTGCTTATTATTTGAACGGCAATGTTGATCTGGCAATAACATCGCTTGAAAGAAGTTTACAGTTGAATCCTAAAAATCCACTTGCAAATAATTTTTATAATCAGATTAAGGGTTTGAAACAAAATTAG